One part of the Actinomycetota bacterium genome encodes these proteins:
- a CDS encoding glutamate--cysteine ligase yields the protein MQIDFRSSERSSLGVEVELEIVDLETRELRSGASEVLPLLGHDHPNGEHPKAKHELLESTVEIITGVCTTVDEARRDLEGTLGELYPYMDERGMGLMCSGTHPFSDWAKQEISPSPRYAQLIEDMQWMARRLQIFGIHVHVGVRSPEKAVAIVNTLTMYIPHFLALSASSPFWKGADTGLASCRSKVFEGLPTAGVPYQLSGWDQFEQFMDTLISAKTIHTIREVWWDIRPHPGFGTVELRICDGLPTMGEVATVAAMSQCLVDRLNTLMDRGYTLPVPRSWIIRENKWRAARYGLDAEIILDDEGRLQPVREAIEELVEELTPVARRLDCSDELRNALAIMERGPSYIRQREVIAAGGAMTDVVDSLVTELRTDRLTPTPKPAIP from the coding sequence GTGCAGATCGATTTCAGATCTTCGGAGCGGTCCAGTCTCGGTGTGGAGGTCGAGCTCGAGATCGTCGACCTGGAGACCCGCGAGCTTCGCAGCGGCGCCTCGGAGGTGCTGCCGTTGCTCGGGCACGACCACCCCAACGGGGAGCACCCCAAGGCCAAGCACGAGCTGCTCGAGTCGACCGTCGAGATCATCACCGGGGTGTGCACGACCGTGGACGAGGCCCGCCGGGACCTCGAGGGCACCCTCGGCGAGCTGTACCCGTACATGGACGAGCGGGGCATGGGGCTGATGTGCTCCGGCACCCACCCGTTCTCGGACTGGGCCAAGCAGGAGATCAGCCCGAGCCCGCGCTACGCCCAGCTGATCGAGGACATGCAGTGGATGGCCCGGCGGCTGCAGATCTTCGGCATCCACGTCCACGTCGGCGTGCGCTCGCCCGAGAAGGCGGTGGCGATCGTCAACACCCTCACCATGTACATCCCGCACTTCCTGGCCCTCTCGGCGTCGAGCCCCTTCTGGAAGGGCGCCGACACCGGGCTGGCCTCCTGCCGCAGCAAGGTGTTCGAGGGCCTGCCGACGGCCGGCGTGCCCTACCAGCTCTCCGGCTGGGACCAGTTCGAGCAGTTCATGGACACCTTGATCTCGGCCAAGACGATCCACACGATCCGCGAGGTCTGGTGGGACATCCGGCCACACCCCGGCTTCGGCACGGTCGAGCTGCGCATCTGCGACGGCCTGCCGACGATGGGGGAGGTCGCGACCGTGGCGGCCATGAGCCAGTGCCTGGTCGACCGGCTGAACACCTTGATGGACCGGGGCTACACGCTGCCGGTCCCGAGGAGCTGGATCATCCGCGAGAACAAGTGGCGGGCCGCCCGGTACGGGCTCGACGCCGAGATCATCCTCGACGACGAGGGCCGGCTCCAGCCGGTCCGGGAGGCGATCGAGGAGCTCGTCGAAGAGCTGACGCCGGTCGCGCGCCGCCTCGACTGCAGCGACGAGCTGCGCAACGCGCTCGCCATCATGGAGCGTGGTCCGAGCTACATCCGACAGCGTGAGGTTATTGCCGCGGGGGGCGCCATGACCGACGTCGTTGACAGCCTGGTCACGGAGCTCCGCACCGATCGCCTGACGCCCACACCAAAGCCAGCCATACCGTGA